The Phaeocystidibacter marisrubri genomic interval CACCAATCCCATAGATCGGGAGAAAATCCCAGTAATCATCTCAATGATGAAAAAGGCAAAGTTGATTCCCAACACACTCCAAAGGAGTTTTCTTTGGTGAGAATCACTGTCAAAGTCGGAGCGCTCTGTGGTTTCAGTAGAAATGAGTTTGCTTCCAAGTTTTAGCGCTTCAAGGGCGTGTTCAATTTCTTCTGAACCCGCTTCATGAAACACGGCCAACTCGCGATTTGGAATGTCAAATTCTAGATGTGCAATGTTCGAAATCCCCTCAAGCTTCATGCGGATGAGGTTCTCCTCTGAAGGGCAATCCATTTGTGTGATTAAGAAGGTAGAGCGATTCATTCAGTATTCTTTAGTAGCATGAATTTGATCCGATTCAATCAGTGACGTTCTCAAATCTCAACAAATAACGGTAAAGCTCAAGAACTCGAGCCTTGGTTATCGCCAAATATCGCGAAGCTGTGAAAACAGCTTGAATACTTCCACCTCCTGAGTAATCCTCATTGGAAAGTTTTCTGTTCAAGGTCCGTTCCGACTCACGGTATAGCTGCCAGTAATTCTGAGCTTGAATTAATGTACTCTGGTCTTCCTCATTCAGTTTATCCAATAGAAGTCGATAGTATTTGTTCAGTAACTGATCGTAAGCTTCTTCTGCACCCAAGGTGTACTTTATCATTCCGCTCGTTGAGTAATCAATATCTAAGTATAACCTCAAGCGCTGTTCAATAGCAGAAGTGTCTACTTGAAAAGCAATAGAAACTTCATTCCATTCATTGGTTTTAGCTAAAGCTTCACCCAGAGTAGATACTCTTTGGTTTACTTGTTCCCTAACTTGCGTGGAATCTTTAGCAGATACTGGTCTTGGCTTTTGACCGAAACAGGCCATGGATAGCAGGGAGATGAGGAGGAGATATCGTTTCA includes:
- a CDS encoding lysozyme inhibitor LprI family protein; amino-acid sequence: MKRYLLLISLLSMACFGQKPRPVSAKDSTQVREQVNQRVSTLGEALAKTNEWNEVSIAFQVDTSAIEQRLRLYLDIDYSTSGMIKYTLGAEEAYDQLLNKYYRLLLDKLNEEDQSTLIQAQNYWQLYRESERTLNRKLSNEDYSGGGSIQAVFTASRYLAITKARVLELYRYLLRFENVTD